Proteins encoded within one genomic window of Bacteroides sedimenti:
- a CDS encoding zinc ribbon domain-containing protein YjdM produces MNEIPNCPNCQGENTYFDGSLYVCPDCSHEFNAESAAAETTPDVPRDSNGAELMDGDSVTVIKDLKVKGSSMVIKRGTKVKSIRLTEVPEEVDCKIDGSSIVLKTCFLKK; encoded by the coding sequence ATGAACGAAATTCCAAATTGCCCAAACTGTCAGGGTGAAAACACCTATTTTGACGGTTCCCTTTACGTATGTCCCGACTGTTCCCACGAGTTCAACGCAGAAAGCGCTGCGGCGGAAACAACTCCCGATGTACCCCGTGACAGCAACGGGGCCGAACTGATGGATGGCGATTCTGTAACCGTAATCAAAGACCTTAAAGTAAAAGGTTCCTCAATGGTCATTAAAAGAGGAACAAAAGTAAAAAGCATCCGTCTTACCGAAGTACCCGAAGAGGTAGACTGCAAAATAGACGGAAGCAGCATTGTTCTTAAAACCTGCTTCCTGAAGAAATAA
- a CDS encoding type II toxin-antitoxin system HipA family toxin: MNNISIIEVFMSDRRVGRMALTPEGLCGFEYDAGWIQTGFSISPFYLPLNPGLIMAKRDPFNGNFGVFDDSLPDGWGNLLLDRYLQQKGVDPYKLNVLERLSLIGSIGRGALEYHPDKSIVTDDMFLNFDSLAKEAEKILESKEGTDSVDLLYKYGGSSGGARPKVFAKIDGCEWLVKFKAINDPVNVGEIEYNYSLLAGECGIQMAETRLFNDRYFGVKRFDRTSQGKIHTISAAGLLHANYRIPSLDYSLLLKLTLNLTKDMEQVADMFRLMVFNVLISNRDDHAKNFSFQWVNGAWKLSPAYDLLPSSGFNGYHTTTINGKGEPALSDIITVASEVGIQKQNAIQSVLEISQICSERKCLNYRLK, encoded by the coding sequence ATGAATAATATTTCAATAATAGAGGTCTTTATGTCAGATAGGCGTGTAGGGCGAATGGCTCTTACCCCTGAAGGGTTATGCGGCTTTGAATATGATGCAGGCTGGATACAGACCGGATTTTCAATATCCCCATTCTATCTTCCATTGAACCCCGGATTGATAATGGCCAAGCGAGATCCGTTTAATGGCAACTTCGGAGTGTTCGATGACAGTTTGCCGGATGGATGGGGCAATCTTCTGCTTGACCGTTATTTGCAACAAAAAGGAGTAGATCCTTATAAACTTAATGTTTTAGAACGACTGTCACTCATAGGTTCTATAGGGCGTGGTGCATTGGAATATCACCCGGACAAAAGTATTGTTACTGATGATATGTTTCTCAACTTTGATAGTTTGGCAAAAGAGGCTGAAAAGATACTTGAAAGTAAGGAGGGTACAGATTCGGTAGACTTGCTCTATAAGTATGGTGGTTCATCGGGTGGAGCTCGTCCCAAAGTATTTGCCAAGATAGATGGTTGTGAGTGGCTTGTGAAGTTTAAGGCAATAAACGATCCTGTAAATGTGGGAGAAATAGAGTACAATTACTCGCTGCTCGCAGGTGAGTGCGGAATTCAAATGGCAGAAACTCGCTTGTTTAATGACCGTTATTTTGGAGTCAAACGATTCGATAGAACTTCTCAAGGTAAGATTCATACAATAAGTGCTGCAGGATTGCTACATGCAAATTATAGAATTCCGAGTTTGGACTACTCTTTGCTGCTAAAACTAACGTTAAATCTCACTAAAGATATGGAGCAGGTAGCCGATATGTTTCGTTTGATGGTCTTTAATGTTCTTATTTCAAATCGGGACGACCATGCTAAAAACTTCTCTTTTCAATGGGTTAACGGAGCGTGGAAGCTTTCACCCGCATATGACTTGTTGCCAAGCAGTGGATTTAACGGTTATCATACCACAACAATAAACGGCAAAGGAGAACCTGCGCTTTCTGATATCATAACTGTTGCTTCGGAAGTTGGTATACAAAAACAAAATGCAATACAGTCAGTGCTGGAAATATCGCAAATATGTTCCGAACGTAAATGCTTAAACTACAGGCTTAAATGA
- a CDS encoding helix-turn-helix domain-containing protein encodes MINSINDNILSLIGRTPDLLIGGVAERVKQRRLEKGWTQKMLATKAGVSLASYRRFELSGEISLRSLVMLAFALDMTDEFETLFNKKTYQSIDDIIKAEQPKQRKRGNINE; translated from the coding sequence ATGATAAATAGTATAAATGATAATATATTGTCACTTATAGGTAGAACACCTGATTTATTAATTGGGGGTGTTGCCGAACGTGTTAAGCAGAGACGGTTGGAAAAAGGATGGACACAGAAGATGCTTGCCACAAAAGCAGGGGTCTCTTTGGCCTCTTATAGGCGCTTTGAGTTGTCTGGAGAGATATCCTTACGTTCATTAGTGATGCTTGCTTTTGCATTGGATATGACAGATGAATTTGAAACTCTTTTCAATAAAAAGACATATCAAAGTATTGATGATATAATTAAAGCAGAGCAGCCGAAACAACGAAAACGAGGAAATATAAATGAATAA